The following proteins come from a genomic window of Heyndrickxia acidicola:
- a CDS encoding PucR family transcriptional regulator: METNDILTIESALKNTLFKDAQVIAGNGGLQRNVRWVHILEVLDIEALVHGNEMILSTGIGFTENVTSFVSYLNKLIEHNVSCLCLEMGQYLKFIPKEVIEIANTNNFPLIIFTKAVRFVDITQELHTLIINHHYSMLKNLERISREFYRLTLESQGTRNVLELLHSSTKYPIIYLPFQETPKFIPSLPLHKQNELLLFLNTRLPALDSNEDESVYSWKFNDDTLLIRPVGAMGQTWAYLCLVKNQEPTEYDFLLLDSASLSIAQDLLKTRYIEERQLHTENLWVNDLLNNRLKDELLIKTQLGQHYKSFNELEFCVCIIELQFLGNKKEEMIDSFSQSTGLHLSMIVRSIFKQHSFQPFITLQNTCLVILAINMLPAKQTRDTLHMKHRFNHILKEIENTINRKKTNKFEFCIGVGSSYTGLKNVHISYEEATKSLFLKPFYKSSIILYEELGVFQLLLNLQKESMLESYIANHIGPLIEEDRKKKSDLLRTLQAFVESNGSKKLAAEQLHIVRQSLYYRLDKIKELLGEDFMSSQNRLALQLAIQAYQFLNTSKL; this comes from the coding sequence ATGGAGACAAACGATATCTTAACTATTGAAAGCGCTTTAAAAAATACTCTTTTTAAAGACGCTCAGGTCATTGCAGGAAATGGCGGTTTACAGCGCAATGTACGCTGGGTCCATATACTTGAAGTATTGGATATTGAAGCATTAGTCCATGGTAATGAAATGATTCTGTCAACCGGAATTGGCTTCACAGAAAACGTCACAAGTTTTGTATCTTATCTAAATAAATTGATTGAGCATAATGTATCATGTCTTTGTTTAGAGATGGGACAATATCTAAAATTTATTCCTAAAGAGGTTATTGAAATTGCGAATACTAATAATTTTCCTTTAATTATTTTCACAAAAGCCGTTCGTTTTGTAGATATTACACAGGAACTTCATACACTTATCATTAATCACCATTACAGTATGCTAAAAAATCTTGAAAGAATATCGCGAGAGTTCTATCGTTTGACACTTGAATCTCAAGGGACTCGCAATGTTTTAGAATTGCTCCACTCTAGCACGAAATACCCGATCATTTATCTTCCTTTTCAAGAAACTCCGAAATTTATACCGTCCTTACCCTTACATAAACAAAATGAACTGCTCCTATTTTTAAATACACGTTTACCAGCCTTGGATTCAAACGAAGATGAATCTGTGTATAGCTGGAAATTTAACGATGACACCCTTTTAATTCGGCCTGTGGGAGCAATGGGGCAAACTTGGGCATACCTATGCCTGGTGAAAAACCAGGAGCCAACTGAATATGATTTCCTATTACTAGACTCTGCTTCCCTATCGATAGCCCAAGATTTATTAAAAACAAGGTACATCGAAGAAAGACAACTTCATACAGAGAATCTATGGGTAAATGATCTTTTAAATAACCGGCTGAAAGATGAATTACTTATAAAAACGCAGTTAGGTCAACACTACAAATCGTTTAATGAATTGGAGTTTTGCGTTTGCATTATCGAATTACAATTTCTCGGGAATAAAAAAGAGGAAATGATCGATAGCTTCAGCCAATCCACAGGGCTTCATCTTTCAATGATTGTTAGGTCTATTTTTAAGCAGCATTCATTCCAGCCATTTATTACTTTACAAAATACTTGTTTAGTTATTCTCGCTATTAATATGTTACCTGCAAAACAAACAAGAGACACTCTACATATGAAACACCGGTTTAATCATATATTAAAAGAAATTGAAAATACCATAAACAGAAAAAAAACGAATAAGTTTGAGTTTTGTATAGGAGTTGGCAGTTCATATACTGGTCTGAAAAATGTTCATATTAGCTATGAAGAAGCTACAAAATCTTTATTCTTAAAACCTTTTTATAAGTCTTCTATTATTTTGTATGAAGAGTTAGGTGTTTTTCAGCTTTTATTAAATCTTCAAAAGGAAAGTATGCTTGAATCCTATATTGCGAATCACATCGGCCCTTTAATTGAAGAAGATCGGAAGAAAAAAAGTGATTTACTGAGAACCTTGCAGGCGTTTGTGGAAAGCAACGGCTCAAAAAAGCTGGCAGCAGAACAACTTCATATTGTAAGGCAATCACTATATTATCGTCTTGATAAGATTAAGGAGCTTTTAGGAGAGGATTTCATGTCTTCTCAAAACCGTTTAGCTTTGCAATTAGCGATACAGGCATACCAATTTTTAAATACTAGTAAGCTTTAA
- a CDS encoding Zn-dependent hydrolase, which produces MISCNKDRLRETLETFSRFGATKNRGVTRLSLSKEDIAARNYFCDCCQELGMDVYYDDMGNIYSVLPGKRDVPPIVMGSHLDSVEKGGRFDGVLGVLCALEVVRIFHDYKIEPEIPLMIVNFTNEEGARFDPAMMSSGVLTNKFDKNKMLQSRDKDGVTFESALKESGYEGRIENRLKEASAYLELHIEQGPVLESKQIDIGVVEGVLGMVCYEITIMGESNHAGTTPMSMRKDPLFLAASVISNLRKSLGEIDEDLVYTMGRVIVSPNIHTVIPNKVVFTLEARHQSSEIVKQVEDIIRSLPKESEGCTIQSEKLWGRDTVVFNSTICDQVKSSCEKHHYSYQRMYSGAGHDAQFIASIIPSAMIFVPSVNGKSHCEEEETSYEDCVKGANVLLGTVLALQEK; this is translated from the coding sequence ATGATTTCTTGCAATAAGGATAGGTTACGTGAAACATTAGAAACATTTAGTAGATTTGGAGCTACTAAGAATCGGGGTGTCACGAGACTTTCTCTTTCAAAAGAGGATATAGCAGCCCGAAATTACTTCTGTGATTGTTGCCAAGAATTGGGTATGGATGTTTATTATGATGATATGGGCAATATTTACTCTGTATTGCCAGGTAAAAGGGATGTTCCTCCCATCGTTATGGGCTCACATCTGGATTCTGTTGAGAAGGGCGGCAGGTTTGATGGTGTCCTTGGTGTGTTATGCGCGCTTGAAGTCGTTAGAATATTCCATGATTATAAGATTGAACCTGAAATTCCGTTGATGATTGTGAATTTTACGAATGAGGAAGGCGCAAGATTTGATCCAGCCATGATGAGTTCTGGAGTATTAACAAATAAATTTGATAAAAATAAGATGCTTCAATCGAGAGACAAAGACGGTGTTACCTTTGAATCAGCCCTTAAAGAAAGCGGATATGAAGGCAGAATAGAAAATCGCTTAAAGGAAGCATCTGCCTATTTAGAACTTCATATTGAACAAGGCCCCGTATTAGAAAGCAAACAAATTGATATCGGTGTGGTAGAGGGTGTCTTAGGGATGGTTTGTTATGAGATTACGATTATGGGAGAGTCAAATCATGCAGGAACCACACCTATGTCGATGAGAAAAGATCCTCTTTTTCTTGCAGCTTCTGTTATTTCAAATCTTCGTAAAAGCCTTGGAGAAATTGATGAAGATCTGGTATACACAATGGGAAGGGTGATTGTATCGCCTAATATTCACACCGTTATACCAAACAAGGTTGTATTTACACTGGAAGCAAGACATCAAAGTTCAGAAATAGTTAAACAGGTTGAAGACATCATCCGTTCTCTTCCAAAAGAATCAGAAGGATGTACAATTCAATCCGAAAAGCTCTGGGGAAGGGATACCGTCGTTTTTAATTCCACTATTTGTGATCAGGTGAAATCATCATGTGAGAAGCATCATTATTCCTATCAACGAATGTACAGCGGGGCCGGTCATGATGCACAATTTATCGCCAGCATCATTCCATCAGCCATGATTTTTGTCCCAAGTGTGAATGGGAAAAGTCACTGTGAAGAAGAAGAAACAAGCTACGAGGATTGTGTAAAGGGTGCGAATGTGTTGTTAGGAACTGTTTTGGCTCTTCAAGAAAAATAG
- a CDS encoding NCS1 family nucleobase:cation symporter-1, protein MKVQMDNKGIVTLTDDTSQKLESGSMWNEDLRPTTKREHSWTTWSFAALWIGMCLCIPSYTMSSAMISVGMNWWQALLTIFLGNCIILIPILLNSHAGTKFGIPYPVFARLWFGSKGAHIPTVTRAIVSAAWFGINTWIGTTAIDTLLGVAIHSWSRIPYHTAIVFVVFLLLNIMVGFKGPQAIKWLMIISAPVVGISSIFLLIWAIKSAHGLGPLLTTPGKFNTPGSFFKVFFPSLTSVIAFWATMALSIPDFARYANSHKASVIGQGFALPLTMTIFSFIGIFVTSTTAIIFGHTIWQPVELLSKFPTPVVFIGAILVVMACLSINVGANLVAPARAIENMSPNRISFGLGVIITGIVAVFMQPWYLMSNFSTLLYSFLGTLGAFLGPIDGIAIADYWVIRKRRLHLGELYSPDGRYTYTSGFNWSSIYAFALGVIIPALGLVIPALSFLWENALIFGFVISGICYALLMRNDKSLLTKEEYDAITINSEDDTVYEVINK, encoded by the coding sequence GTGAAAGTCCAAATGGACAACAAGGGTATTGTCACATTAACAGACGACACAAGCCAAAAGCTAGAATCTGGTTCGATGTGGAATGAAGATTTACGGCCAACGACAAAGCGGGAGCATTCCTGGACAACTTGGAGCTTTGCCGCATTATGGATAGGTATGTGCTTATGTATTCCATCTTATACCATGTCAAGTGCGATGATTTCGGTTGGCATGAACTGGTGGCAGGCCCTCTTAACCATTTTTTTGGGGAATTGTATTATATTAATTCCGATTTTATTAAACTCTCATGCTGGTACAAAATTCGGGATTCCATATCCCGTTTTTGCAAGATTATGGTTTGGTTCAAAAGGGGCACACATCCCTACAGTGACTCGGGCAATTGTGTCAGCCGCTTGGTTTGGAATCAATACTTGGATTGGAACGACCGCCATTGATACTTTACTGGGAGTTGCCATCCACTCTTGGAGCCGGATTCCCTATCATACAGCAATCGTTTTTGTTGTGTTTTTGCTTCTAAATATTATGGTTGGTTTTAAAGGCCCCCAGGCTATTAAATGGCTGATGATTATCTCTGCTCCAGTCGTTGGGATTTCGTCCATTTTCCTTCTTATTTGGGCCATTAAAAGCGCCCATGGTTTAGGACCGCTTTTAACCACGCCTGGTAAATTTAATACACCCGGTTCATTTTTCAAGGTGTTTTTCCCATCTTTAACGAGTGTAATTGCCTTCTGGGCAACAATGGCATTAAGTATTCCAGATTTTGCACGCTATGCTAACTCACATAAAGCTTCTGTAATCGGTCAAGGTTTTGCTTTACCTTTAACCATGACCATTTTTTCCTTCATCGGTATTTTCGTTACATCAACCACGGCCATTATTTTTGGCCACACGATTTGGCAGCCAGTCGAGCTTTTGTCTAAATTCCCAACACCGGTCGTTTTTATTGGAGCCATTCTCGTTGTAATGGCTTGCTTATCTATTAATGTAGGAGCCAACCTGGTAGCTCCAGCAAGAGCGATAGAAAATATGTCTCCTAACCGCATTTCATTTGGTTTAGGTGTCATTATTACTGGTATTGTTGCAGTTTTCATGCAGCCTTGGTACTTGATGTCAAACTTCAGTACTCTTTTATACAGCTTTTTAGGAACATTAGGAGCTTTTCTTGGCCCTATTGATGGTATTGCCATCGCCGATTACTGGGTCATACGTAAACGAAGATTGCACTTAGGGGAACTCTACTCACCAGATGGCAGATACACTTATACATCAGGATTTAATTGGTCTAGTATTTACGCATTTGCATTAGGTGTTATCATTCCTGCCCTTGGACTCGTTATTCCTGCTCTATCGTTTCTATGGGAAAACGCACTGATCTTTGGTTTTGTGATTTCAGGTATTTGTTACGCCTTGTTAATGCGCAATGATAAAAGTTTGCTTACCAAAGAAGAATACGATGCAATCACCATCAACTCAGAGGATGATACAGTTTACGAAGTTATTAATAAATAG
- the hydA gene encoding dihydropyrimidinase, protein MKKIIKGGTIATATDLFKADILIEDEKITQIGLNLSAKDAEIIDASGKYVFPGGVDPHTHLDMPFNNTVTDDNWETGTIAAAFGGTTTILDFCLTAGEKNLADAVKKWHEKAADKAVIDYGFHLMVSELDDATLKELPIILEKEGITSIKVFLAYAKEFQATDRTLFQAFKAGKQNNAVIMVHCENGSVIDELVNEAKASGHTDPIYHALTRPPELEGEATKRAIELAHIADAKLYVVHVTCKEAVDEIIKAREKGYKVFGETCPPYLTLDQTELERPNFEGAKYVWSPPLRPKGHQEHLWNALKAKQLQTIGSDQCSFNFNGKKQLGRDDFSKIPNGGPFIEDRFSVLYSEGVHKGRITINEFVESISTNAAKIFGLFPQKGTIAIGSDADIVIFDPTIEREISAKTHHMNVDYSAFEGMKVTGEPVSVLSRGKFVIKDKTFVGQLGSGKYLKRTSSPFTEKKSKAVASTK, encoded by the coding sequence ATGAAAAAAATTATTAAAGGCGGAACCATTGCAACAGCAACTGATCTTTTTAAAGCGGACATTCTGATTGAAGATGAAAAAATTACTCAAATTGGTTTAAACCTTTCAGCAAAAGATGCAGAAATCATTGATGCTTCAGGAAAATATGTTTTTCCAGGCGGTGTTGACCCTCATACGCATTTAGACATGCCTTTCAATAATACTGTAACGGATGATAACTGGGAGACTGGAACCATTGCAGCTGCTTTCGGTGGAACCACCACCATTTTAGATTTTTGTTTAACTGCAGGCGAGAAGAATTTAGCTGATGCCGTAAAGAAGTGGCATGAAAAAGCTGCAGATAAAGCGGTTATTGACTATGGTTTTCACCTTATGGTAAGTGAATTAGATGACGCCACCTTAAAGGAATTGCCTATCATTCTCGAAAAAGAAGGAATTACATCAATCAAAGTATTTTTAGCGTATGCCAAGGAATTTCAAGCAACGGACCGAACCCTCTTCCAAGCCTTTAAAGCTGGGAAACAAAACAATGCTGTCATAATGGTCCATTGTGAAAATGGTTCGGTAATCGATGAATTAGTAAACGAGGCAAAGGCCTCAGGGCATACAGACCCTATATATCACGCCTTAACAAGACCGCCTGAATTAGAAGGAGAAGCTACGAAACGCGCTATTGAACTGGCGCATATTGCCGATGCTAAACTCTACGTTGTTCATGTGACCTGTAAAGAAGCGGTGGATGAAATCATTAAAGCAAGAGAAAAGGGATATAAAGTATTCGGTGAAACCTGTCCCCCTTACTTAACACTCGACCAAACAGAACTGGAAAGACCAAATTTTGAGGGCGCCAAGTATGTTTGGTCTCCACCACTTCGACCTAAAGGACATCAAGAACATTTATGGAATGCTCTAAAAGCCAAACAGTTACAGACGATTGGCTCAGATCAATGCTCCTTTAACTTCAACGGAAAAAAACAACTTGGCAGAGATGATTTTTCTAAAATTCCAAATGGAGGACCTTTCATTGAAGACCGTTTTAGTGTTTTGTACTCTGAAGGTGTTCATAAAGGTAGGATTACCATCAATGAATTCGTAGAAAGTATTTCTACTAATGCAGCCAAAATATTTGGTTTGTTCCCTCAAAAAGGAACAATTGCCATTGGATCAGATGCAGATATTGTTATATTTGACCCAACTATTGAACGGGAAATTTCAGCAAAAACACATCACATGAACGTGGATTATAGTGCATTTGAAGGAATGAAGGTAACTGGTGAGCCTGTCAGTGTACTCTCCCGCGGAAAATTTGTGATTAAAGACAAAACATTCGTTGGCCAATTGGGAAGCGGTAAATACTTAAAGAGAACAAGCAGCCCTTTCACCGAAAAGAAGAGCAAAGCAGTAGCTTCAACTAAATGA
- a CDS encoding phosphocarrier protein HPr, translating to MLTKTLVIKSEAGVHPQSATVLVQTSSKFQSEIYLAYKEKKVNLKSIMGVMSLGIPPGAEIKIEVTGEDEQEALQSVSDTIEKLV from the coding sequence TTGTTAACTAAAACATTGGTCATTAAAAGTGAAGCTGGAGTCCATCCGCAATCAGCCACTGTCCTCGTTCAAACAAGCTCAAAATTCCAATCAGAAATATACCTTGCTTATAAAGAGAAAAAGGTTAATTTAAAATCCATTATGGGTGTTATGTCCTTAGGAATTCCACCTGGAGCAGAAATTAAGATTGAAGTAACGGGTGAAGATGAACAAGAAGCTCTTCAATCTGTTAGCGATACGATTGAAAAGTTAGTTTAG
- a CDS encoding C45 family autoproteolytic acyltransferase/hydolase, which produces MREIYSEIIQFRGTHYDFGVMQGEIAKDSVTVINRENQWLVRKPRFQVQLDEIREAITRFAPGIWEELLGLQAALDWPMERVLQEFGGYRLDYVRSGCSIVTGSNYLIRNYDYHPKTYEGRYVFFQPTDQGYAILGPSQRVTGRMDGMNEKGLAIGYNFMHRKNPGDGFICCMIGRLVLEACASVHEAADLLKEIPHRHSFSYVVFDKSGETFIVETSPRGVEVRRSQACTNHFENMTHENRNHLGDSIRRLEIIRKRQANTLSASDAFKLLNDTDKGIFSKLYSSWAGTIHTSAYFPNEMKAWISLGGNQEPLEFDFAEWLGGKDVQKKRIMGNVDTDIPFVHMDEGADWFQR; this is translated from the coding sequence ATGAGAGAGATTTATAGTGAAATCATCCAATTTCGTGGAACGCATTATGATTTTGGAGTGATGCAAGGGGAAATCGCAAAAGACTCTGTCACCGTAATCAATCGTGAAAACCAATGGCTTGTCAGAAAACCGAGGTTTCAAGTGCAATTAGATGAGATCAGGGAAGCCATAACCAGGTTTGCCCCAGGTATTTGGGAAGAGCTTTTGGGATTGCAGGCAGCTCTTGATTGGCCTATGGAGAGGGTGCTTCAGGAGTTTGGCGGCTATCGATTGGATTACGTACGTTCAGGGTGTTCCATTGTAACAGGAAGTAATTATTTAATCCGTAATTATGACTATCATCCAAAGACATATGAAGGGAGATATGTTTTTTTTCAGCCAACTGATCAAGGTTATGCCATTTTGGGTCCGAGCCAGCGGGTAACAGGCAGGATGGACGGAATGAATGAGAAAGGACTGGCGATAGGCTATAATTTTATGCATCGTAAGAACCCCGGGGATGGATTCATTTGCTGCATGATTGGGAGACTGGTGCTGGAGGCATGTGCCAGTGTTCACGAAGCAGCGGATTTACTAAAAGAGATTCCACATAGGCATTCGTTTAGTTATGTTGTTTTTGATAAAAGCGGAGAGACCTTTATAGTTGAAACTTCCCCACGTGGTGTTGAAGTTCGAAGGTCACAGGCATGCACGAATCATTTTGAAAATATGACACACGAAAACCGAAACCATTTAGGCGATTCTATTCGGCGGCTGGAGATTATTAGGAAGCGGCAAGCCAATACTTTAAGCGCAAGCGATGCATTCAAATTGCTTAATGATACAGATAAAGGAATTTTTTCAAAGCTTTACAGCAGCTGGGCAGGAACTATCCATACGTCTGCCTATTTTCCAAATGAAATGAAGGCATGGATTTCTCTTGGCGGCAATCAAGAGCCTCTAGAATTTGATTTTGCCGAATGGCTGGGAGGGAAGGATGTACAGAAAAAAAGGATAATGGGCAATGTAGATACGGATATCCCGTTTGTCCATATGGATGAGGGAGCGGATTGGTTTCAGAGATGA
- a CDS encoding general stress protein has protein sequence MTKSVVGVYETPEETMNAIEGLNYRGYDRDNISVITSRRDTDYLEEHTGADVENANGSHNEHNKSLWEKIKDYFTMNDSYGHGNPLKSLDIRQDELNSYTTELNEGKFIVAVEDAAAPVSPEDSPVGDPELRTEDNLPDSNYPVSNRALKDTTLGDTISLGSAENTAAPLGTSAETDESAGRRTTIKLDTRNTGNDNYDTSTSAGEPGTISEDADFRTTRGEIDKEDHPRVGNASFGAGKLDDEVTGVESNEQPEELNKKRFIRANDTRQ, from the coding sequence GTGACCAAAAGTGTAGTAGGTGTATACGAAACGCCAGAAGAAACAATGAATGCAATCGAGGGCTTAAATTATAGAGGCTATGATAGGGATAATATTTCCGTTATTACGAGCCGCCGTGATACGGACTATTTAGAAGAGCACACAGGAGCAGATGTAGAAAATGCAAATGGAAGTCATAATGAACACAATAAATCCTTATGGGAGAAAATAAAAGATTATTTTACAATGAATGATTCATATGGACACGGAAACCCATTGAAAAGCCTGGATATACGACAGGATGAATTGAATTCATATACTACAGAGTTAAATGAAGGCAAGTTTATTGTAGCAGTAGAAGATGCTGCTGCACCAGTAAGTCCTGAGGATTCTCCAGTGGGAGACCCTGAGTTACGAACAGAGGATAATCTGCCAGATTCTAATTACCCTGTTTCAAATAGAGCTTTGAAAGACACTACGTTAGGAGACACTATAAGCTTGGGATCTGCCGAAAACACAGCAGCTCCTCTTGGTACATCAGCTGAAACCGATGAAAGTGCAGGCAGGAGGACAACTATAAAATTAGATACAAGGAATACGGGAAATGATAATTATGATACGAGCACGTCCGCTGGAGAACCTGGTACGATCAGCGAGGACGCTGATTTCCGTACTACAAGAGGAGAAATTGACAAAGAGGACCACCCTCGAGTTGGAAATGCATCATTCGGTGCTGGCAAGCTTGATGATGAAGTTACTGGAGTTGAGTCTAATGAGCAGCCCGAAGAGTTAAATAAAAAGCGTTTCATTCGTGCCAATGATACCAGACAATAA